In the Thermodesulfovibrio yellowstonii DSM 11347 genome, one interval contains:
- a CDS encoding PglL family O-oligosaccharyltransferase, which translates to MPPFFKMIFSKLSAEKILLIILSAIFLFIMHIFLPNIGGVIAKQVEYVIWFASGTVVFIACLKVLKERTLKESPLKIYILFFITAWIGSIVFNQIRNLDYFLISSAWLVGGFVLWFAFHQYELTQKQKLFIFLLIFLSAVIESLIGIIQFFGLYRYIPVTPSPEAGMVGGVFQQKNLFASWVATGLIVSLYLVSTAWLRSFSSFKKILFFAGIFLLSLSLIIAQSRTGLLGVVLAIILIFLVRRKTYKPIKKTVFVWLMLFIAGVSAGFFLLSVKDQLGIEKLAVKKIKWFSDPEQVSYRERILMYETSFDMFKENPFTGQGFSNFGSLYMYYQAKVKKSNPDYYKGTGNQYTHHPHNELSLIVAESGIFGILGVLCLLYGILKFFKKIGYQRAGLYTALLTPFLIHMMLEYPLHLSVAHWFTFVLIGAMATSHFLKKTEFKIQKKLSIAAAGALSFLFILFSVHIVKTFIAYNQLVIWYIEYSEGKNAKIENLIPAKENLYLKNWAKPMYMFYSAENALKDIEQNQNYLYDFLNWSETEKKRIPIPQVFQYDAYVLFSLGKHFGQFEYLNEAVKSSEEGLALYPENQELKNLRKTILVEAFRNIFKNLKQPEKLPSKKEPVQ; encoded by the coding sequence ATGCCTCCCTTTTTTAAAATGATTTTTAGTAAACTTTCCGCTGAAAAAATCCTGCTTATAATTCTTTCAGCTATTTTTTTATTTATAATGCATATATTTTTACCCAACATCGGTGGAGTTATTGCAAAGCAGGTTGAATATGTAATTTGGTTTGCTTCAGGAACAGTTGTTTTTATCGCCTGTCTGAAGGTGCTTAAAGAAAGAACTCTTAAAGAGTCACCTCTGAAAATATACATTCTTTTTTTTATTACTGCATGGATTGGTAGCATTGTTTTCAATCAAATCAGAAACCTTGATTACTTTTTAATAAGCTCTGCATGGCTTGTGGGTGGCTTTGTCCTCTGGTTTGCCTTCCATCAGTATGAACTCACCCAGAAGCAGAAGCTTTTTATTTTTCTTTTAATATTTCTTTCTGCAGTTATTGAGTCCCTCATAGGAATTATCCAGTTTTTTGGACTTTACAGATACATTCCCGTTACTCCTTCTCCTGAGGCAGGAATGGTTGGAGGAGTTTTTCAGCAAAAAAATCTCTTTGCCTCATGGGTAGCAACAGGACTTATTGTAAGCCTCTATCTTGTCTCAACTGCATGGCTCAGGAGCTTTTCATCATTTAAAAAAATTCTTTTCTTTGCTGGAATTTTTCTTTTATCCTTAAGCCTCATTATTGCTCAGTCAAGAACAGGACTTCTTGGCGTAGTCCTTGCTATAATTTTGATATTTTTAGTAAGAAGAAAGACCTATAAACCAATTAAAAAGACTGTCTTTGTCTGGCTGATGCTGTTTATTGCCGGAGTCTCAGCTGGTTTTTTCCTTCTTTCTGTGAAAGACCAGCTTGGTATAGAAAAACTTGCAGTGAAAAAGATAAAGTGGTTTTCTGATCCTGAGCAGGTATCCTACAGGGAAAGAATACTCATGTATGAAACTTCATTTGATATGTTTAAGGAAAATCCTTTTACAGGACAGGGGTTTTCAAATTTTGGTAGTCTTTACATGTATTATCAGGCAAAGGTGAAAAAATCAAATCCTGATTATTATAAAGGCACAGGAAATCAGTATACCCATCATCCCCATAATGAACTTTCTCTGATTGTAGCTGAAAGCGGGATTTTTGGTATTCTGGGAGTTTTATGCCTTTTATATGGCATTTTAAAGTTTTTTAAAAAAATTGGCTATCAACGTGCGGGTCTTTATACTGCTTTACTCACTCCTTTTCTGATTCATATGATGCTTGAGTATCCCCTTCATCTTTCAGTTGCCCACTGGTTTACCTTTGTGCTTATTGGAGCAATGGCAACATCACATTTTTTAAAGAAAACAGAGTTTAAAATCCAGAAAAAATTAAGCATAGCAGCGGCAGGAGCACTTTCATTTCTGTTTATTTTATTTTCCGTTCACATTGTAAAAACATTTATAGCCTATAACCAGCTTGTCATATGGTATATAGAATACTCTGAAGGTAAAAATGCGAAAATTGAAAACCTGATTCCTGCAAAAGAAAATTTATATCTCAAAAACTGGGCTAAACCCATGTACATGTTTTACAGTGCTGAGAATGCTTTGAAGGATATTGAGCAGAATCAAAATTATCTCTATGATTTTTTAAACTGGTCAGAAACTGAGAAAAAAAGAATCCCTATTCCTCAGGTTTTTCAATATGATGCCTATGTTTTGTTTAGTCTTGGAAAGCATTTTGGACAGTTTGAATATTTAAATGAGGCTGTAAAATCCTCTGAAGAGGGGCTTGCACTCTATCCAGAGAATCAAGAACTTAAAAATCTAAGAAAGACAATTTTAGTTGAAGCATTTAGGAATATATTTAAAAACTTAAAACAACCAGAAAAATTACCTTCAAAAAAAGAGCCTGTTCAATAA